In the Methylomonas rhizoryzae genome, one interval contains:
- the fliW gene encoding flagellar assembly protein FliW encodes MEIQSKLLGNQQVNPDTVITFPHGIPGFEDQTRFNLFHQEGSDIVYWLQSLDNEDLTLSVAHPVHFNINYSFVLTDAEEQLLQISDGDEILILIVLHKDESGNDKPTIKGSIKSPMVINSNKRLGLQKVLVNIEQSITLTEKISEIDVAEA; translated from the coding sequence ATGGAAATTCAATCGAAGTTGCTCGGCAATCAACAGGTCAACCCTGATACCGTCATTACTTTTCCGCATGGGATTCCCGGCTTCGAAGACCAAACCCGCTTCAATTTGTTTCATCAGGAAGGCAGCGATATTGTCTATTGGTTGCAATCGCTGGATAACGAAGATTTAACGTTATCCGTCGCCCACCCTGTCCACTTCAACATCAACTACAGTTTTGTCTTGACCGACGCCGAAGAGCAGTTATTGCAGATTAGCGACGGCGACGAAATTTTAATCCTAATCGTGTTGCACAAAGACGAGAGCGGTAACGACAAGCCAACGATCAAGGGCTCGATCAAATCGCCTATGGTAATTAACAGCAACAAACGCTTAGGTCTGCAAAAAGTGCTGGTCAACATCGAACAAAGCATCACGCTAACGGAAAAAATCAGCGAAATCGATGTCGCCGAAGCCTAA
- the cbiB gene encoding adenosylcobinamide-phosphate synthase CbiB, giving the protein MMAVLLAIALDFGLGELPNRYHPLVFFGRWAARVEHYCSASSKAPRLQRLFGMVALTVALSPALPMVLLERNWLLDGLLLYFCIAARSLQQHAQRVRTALIADELPLARQRVGDMVSRQTGGMDAPAVRRAAIESVLENGADAVFAPLFWFAVLGPSGAVLYRLANTLDAMWGYKNQRYRYFGWAAARFDDLLNFVPARLTALTYAVLGNAPAALQAWRTQAALLESPNAGPVMAAGAGALNLELGGPASYHGVVKQKIWFGGVCHPENADIDRAVTLVFRALVLWVAAIGMYDYVA; this is encoded by the coding sequence ATGATGGCCGTGCTTTTGGCCATTGCTCTGGATTTTGGCCTGGGCGAGTTACCCAATCGTTACCACCCTTTAGTGTTTTTCGGGCGCTGGGCCGCGCGGGTGGAGCATTATTGCTCGGCTTCGAGTAAAGCCCCCAGGCTGCAACGGTTGTTCGGAATGGTGGCGTTAACGGTTGCGCTATCGCCGGCTTTGCCTATGGTACTGCTCGAACGCAACTGGCTGCTGGACGGCTTGCTGCTGTATTTTTGTATCGCTGCCCGTAGTTTGCAGCAACACGCGCAGCGGGTCCGGACGGCGCTGATCGCCGATGAGTTGCCGTTAGCCCGGCAACGGGTCGGGGATATGGTTAGCCGCCAGACCGGGGGCATGGATGCGCCGGCCGTGCGGCGAGCCGCGATAGAATCCGTGTTGGAAAATGGTGCCGATGCGGTGTTCGCGCCGCTGTTCTGGTTCGCGGTATTAGGCCCGTCCGGGGCTGTGCTGTATCGTTTGGCGAATACCCTGGACGCGATGTGGGGTTATAAAAATCAGCGCTATCGATATTTCGGTTGGGCGGCGGCACGATTCGACGACCTGTTGAACTTTGTGCCGGCGCGGCTGACGGCATTGACTTATGCGGTTCTAGGAAATGCTCCAGCGGCATTGCAGGCTTGGCGCACCCAAGCAGCCCTGTTGGAAAGTCCCAACGCCGGCCCGGTGATGGCTGCCGGTGCCGGCGCATTGAATCTTGAGTTGGGTGGTCCGGCTAGCTACCACGGCGTCGTCAAGCAAAAAATTTGGTTCGGTGGTGTTTGTCACCCGGAAAATGCCGACATCGATCGCGCCGTAACCTTGGTTTTTCGGGCGTTGGTCTTATGGGTTGCGGCAATCGGCATGTATGACTATGTTGCTTGA
- a CDS encoding sulfite exporter TauE/SafE family protein, with protein MTRYHIAVLIRITVYRVEVFFACMLLGVLAGVTAGLFGLGGGVVIVPLLNWLLIAQGFAVEHTLLISVATSLASATLTSLSSVATHHKLGNILQPRVAALAPALFVGASLGALIAHYLSATLLRWLFVCYLIVTGKRLLSAPPANTQPIRTTRLLDILAGTSIGAVSALLGIGGGTMTVPYLAACGTTMKQAVGTSSACTLPIAYSAAFSYVLLGWGNENAANGRFWGYVYIPALFGIASTSIFSAPVGAKWAHRLPADTLKRYFGVTLLLIAVKMAW; from the coding sequence ATGACTCGCTATCATATCGCTGTGCTTATTCGGATAACGGTTTATCGAGTGGAAGTCTTTTTTGCCTGTATGTTGCTAGGCGTATTAGCGGGCGTTACCGCCGGTCTATTCGGCTTGGGCGGCGGAGTAGTGATCGTGCCGCTGCTGAATTGGTTGTTGATCGCGCAGGGATTCGCCGTCGAGCACACCTTGCTGATCTCCGTAGCCACTTCGCTGGCCAGCGCAACCCTGACCTCGCTCTCTTCGGTGGCCACTCACCATAAGCTGGGCAATATTCTACAGCCGCGGGTCGCCGCGCTTGCCCCGGCATTGTTTGTCGGCGCATCGTTAGGCGCATTAATCGCCCACTATCTGAGCGCTACGCTATTACGCTGGTTGTTTGTCTGCTATTTGATAGTCACCGGCAAACGCTTGCTGAGCGCACCGCCGGCAAACACCCAGCCTATTCGCACGACTCGACTTTTGGACATTCTGGCCGGGACGTCGATAGGCGCGGTTTCCGCCCTTCTCGGCATCGGCGGAGGCACCATGACCGTCCCTTATTTAGCCGCTTGCGGCACCACGATGAAACAAGCAGTCGGCACTTCGTCCGCCTGCACGCTGCCTATCGCGTATTCGGCGGCTTTCAGTTATGTGCTGTTGGGTTGGGGAAACGAAAACGCCGCAAACGGACGTTTTTGGGGCTACGTTTATATCCCGGCATTGTTCGGAATCGCATCCACCAGCATTTTTTCGGCCCCTGTCGGCGCAAAATGGGCACATCGATTACCTGCCGATACGCTAAAGCGCTATTTCGGAGTAACTCTGCTGCTTATTGCAGTAAAAATGGCATGGTAG
- a CDS encoding TonB-dependent receptor domain-containing protein, with protein sequence MRQIKIASSMLFGIGAIVTHSPAGANDQTGFLPETVVTATRSETVTAELATATTVFTREDIERLQVRTLPDLLKTAPGLDITQNGDYGQYTSAFMRGTNSDHVLVLIDGIKAGSVTLGSASFQFLPLDQIERVEISRGPDSSLYGSEALGGVIQIFTRKGSRSEQPSISLDAGAGSYDTFNGAGNVSGKVGNSWYALGASHFNSQGFNLRNSGENDRDGYYNTGINARAGHRFDNNGEIEASFMRAQGKTEYDGIPNRTEFVNQMVGLSGSLDVLDNWLSSLRFGQTLDENDNFNPDGSFYGRINTTRWNASWLNEVRLNDDHRLTLGSDYRVDEVQSNVNYSETSRYDVGVFGNIHSRLLERHFIDASIRWDENQASGDYVTGSIGWRFNWDYGLSTFARFGNAFKAPTFNSLYWPHQQSTFFGTTYITEGNRSLRAEESTTVEAGIGGQHAWAQWQVRAYHTDIDNLIDWSGLVVNPTTYLYQPVNLDKAQIDGMEAEVSTETWGWRHALSGSILSPRDRKTDLRLARRAEQSLSYDLSRGFGAVDVGAHVLAQGNRFDDRANTIVVDGFVTLDLRTAYHIDKHWTLSAKLNNVLDKRYQTVNTYYTADRNFFFSIHYQN encoded by the coding sequence ATGCGACAAATTAAAATTGCGTCATCAATGCTGTTCGGCATCGGTGCCATCGTTACCCATTCGCCGGCTGGCGCGAACGATCAAACCGGCTTTTTACCCGAAACGGTAGTGACCGCGACCCGCAGCGAAACGGTCACTGCGGAGCTGGCCACCGCGACCACGGTGTTTACCCGGGAAGACATAGAGCGCTTACAGGTCCGAACCTTACCGGATTTGCTCAAGACTGCGCCGGGTTTGGACATTACCCAAAACGGCGACTACGGGCAATATACTAGCGCATTCATGCGCGGCACCAATTCCGACCACGTGCTGGTGCTGATCGACGGAATCAAGGCGGGTTCGGTGACATTGGGTTCTGCCTCGTTCCAGTTCCTGCCGCTGGATCAAATCGAGCGGGTGGAAATCAGCCGTGGGCCGGATTCCAGTTTGTACGGTTCGGAAGCGCTCGGCGGCGTCATTCAAATTTTTACCCGTAAAGGCAGTCGTTCGGAGCAGCCCAGCATCAGTTTGGATGCCGGAGCAGGTTCTTACGATACCTTCAACGGTGCGGGTAACGTCAGCGGTAAAGTCGGTAATAGTTGGTACGCTTTGGGCGCCTCGCATTTCAACAGTCAAGGTTTCAATCTCCGCAACAGCGGCGAGAACGATAGGGACGGCTATTACAACACCGGGATCAATGCGCGTGCCGGACATCGTTTCGATAATAATGGCGAAATCGAAGCCAGCTTCATGCGCGCGCAAGGTAAAACCGAATACGACGGCATTCCGAATCGCACCGAATTCGTCAATCAGATGGTGGGTTTGTCCGGTAGCCTAGACGTGTTGGACAATTGGCTCTCCAGTCTGCGTTTCGGACAAACGCTGGACGAAAACGATAATTTCAACCCGGACGGCAGTTTTTACGGCCGTATCAATACCACCCGCTGGAACGCCAGCTGGTTGAACGAAGTACGCCTTAACGACGACCACCGCCTGACTCTGGGCAGCGACTATCGGGTCGACGAGGTACAGAGCAACGTCAATTACAGCGAGACGTCGCGTTACGACGTCGGCGTGTTCGGCAATATTCATAGTCGGTTGTTGGAGCGTCACTTCATCGATGCCTCGATACGCTGGGACGAAAATCAGGCCAGCGGCGATTATGTGACCGGCAGCATCGGTTGGCGCTTCAATTGGGATTACGGCTTGAGTACCTTCGCCCGCTTCGGTAACGCTTTCAAGGCGCCGACCTTCAACAGCTTGTATTGGCCGCACCAACAGTCTACTTTCTTCGGTACCACTTATATTACCGAGGGGAACCGCAGTTTGCGGGCGGAAGAGTCGACGACGGTGGAGGCCGGCATCGGAGGGCAACATGCCTGGGCGCAATGGCAAGTACGCGCTTATCATACCGATATCGACAATTTAATCGATTGGAGCGGCTTGGTGGTCAATCCGACGACGTATTTGTATCAGCCGGTTAATTTGGATAAAGCGCAAATTGACGGCATGGAAGCCGAGGTCAGTACCGAAACTTGGGGCTGGCGGCATGCGCTTTCAGGCAGTATTCTCAGTCCGCGCGACCGCAAAACCGATTTAAGGTTGGCGCGCCGCGCGGAACAGAGCTTGTCTTACGATTTATCGCGCGGATTCGGCGCTGTCGACGTTGGTGCCCACGTATTGGCGCAAGGTAACCGTTTCGACGACAGGGCGAATACCATAGTGGTTGACGGTTTCGTGACTTTGGACTTGCGGACCGCCTACCATATCGATAAACACTGGACGCTGAGCGCCAAGTTGAATAACGTGCTGGATAAACGTTATCAAACCGTGAATACTTATTACACGGCCGATAGAAACTTCTTTTTTTCCATTCATTATCAAAACTGA
- a CDS encoding AI-2E family transporter: MPTATSRYEKTASLFALGLLLFGCYQVLKPFVVDMLWAAILSFVTWPMYHKLRAYKLTATQAATCMVLPIGLFMLTPFVAAASAIPDDVNRLLQWLSGQPHAWPPAPAWLRELPLVGDDASETWQSFAEDSNRVLDLARKYALPASSWALEQGIRLAGELVHMGFSLLALFFFYRDGEQAAQHFVNLMQRLAGENTQRILAIVRSSLRAVVYGILGTALAQALASILGFIIAGVPYAFALGFAAFFLMIIPAAGTLVWLPISAWLLMEGEAGWALFLAAWFLLLVGTIDNWLRPLLISREVELPFVLILFGILGGLLAFGFIGVFIGPTLLATCYALMSDWLMRKEHEVLTNPNANGQDTD; this comes from the coding sequence ATGCCCACCGCCACGTCACGCTACGAAAAAACCGCAAGTCTGTTTGCATTGGGCTTGCTGCTGTTCGGCTGCTATCAAGTATTAAAACCGTTTGTTGTCGACATGCTCTGGGCCGCGATTTTGTCGTTCGTTACCTGGCCGATGTATCACAAACTCAGAGCCTACAAGTTGACGGCAACCCAAGCGGCGACTTGCATGGTTCTGCCCATCGGTTTGTTCATGCTCACGCCGTTCGTTGCCGCGGCCTCGGCCATCCCGGACGACGTCAACCGGCTACTGCAATGGCTGTCCGGCCAGCCTCACGCATGGCCGCCGGCCCCGGCCTGGTTGCGCGAGCTGCCCTTGGTCGGTGACGACGCAAGCGAAACTTGGCAAAGTTTTGCGGAAGATTCCAATCGTGTCCTGGATCTGGCCAGAAAATACGCACTTCCCGCCAGTAGCTGGGCGTTGGAACAAGGCATACGTCTAGCCGGGGAATTGGTACATATGGGTTTTAGCTTGTTGGCGCTGTTCTTTTTTTACCGCGACGGCGAACAGGCTGCCCAACATTTCGTTAACCTCATGCAGCGTCTGGCCGGCGAAAACACCCAACGCATATTGGCCATAGTCCGCTCCAGCTTGAGGGCGGTGGTATACGGCATTTTAGGTACCGCCTTGGCTCAAGCCCTGGCGTCCATTTTGGGATTTATCATCGCCGGCGTGCCCTACGCGTTCGCGTTGGGTTTCGCAGCATTTTTTTTGATGATTATTCCGGCGGCCGGCACGCTAGTCTGGTTGCCGATTTCGGCATGGTTACTGATGGAGGGTGAAGCCGGCTGGGCTTTGTTTCTGGCCGCGTGGTTTTTATTGCTGGTCGGAACCATCGACAACTGGTTACGTCCGCTGTTAATCAGCCGAGAAGTCGAACTACCTTTCGTTTTAATACTGTTCGGTATTTTGGGCGGTTTGTTGGCTTTCGGCTTTATAGGGGTATTCATCGGCCCCACGCTACTGGCGACCTGCTACGCGCTCATGTCGGATTGGCTAATGCGCAAAGAACACGAGGTGTTGACGAATCCCAACGCCAACGGGCAAGACACCGACTAA
- the panC gene encoding pantoate--beta-alanine ligase, with translation MQTLTTVDAVRALIRTWRQSEQTVAFVPTMGNLHDGHMRLVEIAHQQADRVVVSIFVNPAQFAPNEDFDSYPRTEKEDKDKLVGQGADLLFLPGVAEMYPQASQTKVSVPDLSALHCGVNRPGHFDGVALVVCKLLNIVQPDVLLLGEKDFQQLVVLRRMVLDLNLPVRVQGVATVREDSGLAMSSRNSYLSDEERTVAPLLFQCLCGAREAVLAGEPEQAMLQRQQQILSDAGFVLDYFSLCRSADLLPPDADDTDLVVMAAARLGKTRLIDNIHFSRK, from the coding sequence ATGCAAACCTTAACGACCGTCGATGCCGTCAGAGCCCTAATCCGCACATGGCGGCAGTCCGAGCAAACCGTGGCGTTCGTGCCTACCATGGGCAATTTGCACGACGGACACATGCGTTTGGTGGAAATAGCGCATCAGCAGGCGGATCGGGTCGTGGTCAGTATCTTTGTCAATCCGGCGCAATTTGCTCCTAACGAAGATTTCGATAGCTATCCCAGAACCGAAAAAGAAGACAAGGACAAATTGGTCGGGCAAGGTGCCGATTTACTGTTTTTGCCCGGCGTGGCGGAAATGTATCCCCAGGCCTCGCAAACCAAAGTGTCCGTACCCGATTTGTCCGCCTTGCATTGCGGTGTTAACCGGCCGGGACATTTCGACGGCGTGGCCTTGGTGGTATGCAAATTGTTGAACATCGTGCAGCCGGATGTATTGCTATTAGGCGAAAAAGACTTCCAACAACTGGTAGTGCTCAGGCGTATGGTGTTGGATTTAAATCTGCCGGTGCGGGTTCAGGGCGTGGCGACGGTTAGGGAGGACAGCGGCCTGGCAATGAGTTCGCGCAACAGCTATTTATCCGACGAAGAGCGGACGGTGGCCCCCTTGCTTTTCCAATGTTTATGCGGTGCCCGGGAGGCTGTCTTGGCCGGCGAGCCCGAGCAGGCCATGCTGCAGCGCCAGCAACAAATACTCAGCGACGCGGGGTTTGTATTGGATTATTTCAGCCTATGCCGTAGCGCGGATTTATTGCCCCCCGACGCGGACGATACGGATTTGGTGGTCATGGCGGCTGCTAGGTTAGGCAAAACCCGGCTTATCGATAACATCCATTTCAGTCGCAAGTGA
- a CDS encoding multifunctional CCA addition/repair protein produces MKIYLVGGAVRDRLLDYPVSEQDWLVVGATVGEMLERGYRQVGKDFPVFLHPETQEEYALARTERKTAPGYRGFSINADSDVSLEEDLLRRDLTINAMAIGDDGELIDPFNGRSDLQQRVLRHVSPAFGEDPVRILRVARFAARYAHLGFVVAEETRQLMQDMVTGGEANHLVPERVWAELYKALSERSPAAFIRTLQDCHALPTIFPEIHALFGVPQPAKYHPEIDTGVHSLMAVSQAALLSDKPEVRLAALLHDLGKAVTDPDKWPSHHGHERLGLPVLERFCERLRVPKAIKGLCAQVMEYHTLCHRAFELRADTLTDMLQALGAFKPATQLQDFLLACEADATGRTGFEQAPYPQAAYIRAAVEAALAEDTRTVMQPGLKGPQIGQAIKSMRRQAINNFKQHYSRNLSIRHA; encoded by the coding sequence ATGAAAATTTATCTAGTCGGCGGTGCGGTACGCGATCGTTTGTTGGATTATCCGGTTAGCGAGCAGGATTGGTTGGTGGTCGGGGCCACGGTTGGCGAAATGCTGGAGCGAGGTTACCGTCAAGTGGGGAAAGACTTTCCGGTTTTTTTGCACCCGGAAACGCAGGAAGAATACGCATTAGCCCGTACGGAACGCAAAACTGCGCCCGGCTACCGGGGATTCAGCATCAACGCGGATTCGGACGTGAGCTTGGAAGAAGACTTGCTCAGGCGCGATTTGACCATCAATGCGATGGCGATAGGCGACGACGGTGAGTTGATCGATCCGTTTAACGGCCGTTCGGATTTGCAACAGCGGGTATTGCGCCACGTATCGCCGGCTTTCGGCGAGGATCCGGTGCGGATTTTACGGGTGGCGCGCTTTGCCGCGCGCTATGCCCATCTAGGTTTCGTTGTCGCGGAGGAAACCCGGCAGCTCATGCAAGACATGGTGACCGGCGGCGAAGCCAACCACTTGGTGCCCGAACGGGTTTGGGCGGAATTGTACAAGGCCTTGAGCGAAAGGTCGCCGGCCGCTTTTATCCGGACCCTGCAAGATTGTCATGCGCTACCGACCATTTTTCCGGAAATACACGCTTTGTTCGGCGTACCGCAGCCGGCCAAATATCATCCGGAAATCGATACCGGCGTGCATAGTCTGATGGCGGTCTCGCAAGCCGCATTGTTATCCGATAAACCCGAAGTGCGTCTGGCCGCCTTGCTGCACGATTTAGGCAAAGCGGTTACCGATCCGGACAAATGGCCTAGCCACCACGGTCACGAACGCCTGGGTTTGCCGGTATTGGAGCGGTTTTGCGAGCGCTTGAGAGTACCCAAGGCCATCAAGGGCTTATGCGCGCAAGTGATGGAATACCATACCCTGTGTCATCGGGCTTTCGAACTGCGGGCCGATACCTTGACCGACATGTTGCAGGCACTTGGCGCTTTCAAGCCGGCAACGCAGTTACAGGACTTTCTGCTGGCCTGCGAGGCTGATGCGACCGGTCGGACCGGCTTCGAACAAGCGCCTTATCCGCAAGCCGCATACATCCGGGCCGCCGTCGAAGCGGCGCTGGCCGAAGATACGCGTACCGTGATGCAACCCGGTTTGAAAGGACCGCAAATCGGTCAGGCCATCAAAAGCATGCGGAGACAGGCGATCAACAATTTCAAACAACATTATTCCCGGAACCTATCCATCCGCCACGCATGA
- a CDS encoding DMT family protein, whose translation MNPFFITVGLLTCSNIFMTFAWYGHLKALQHQHWLWAALISWGLALFEYLLQVPANRIGYTAMNVGQLKIIQEVIALTVFVPFAMFYLKEPFNRDYLWSGLCLLGAVYFIFRAKPL comes from the coding sequence ATGAATCCGTTTTTTATTACCGTCGGCTTATTGACCTGCAGCAACATTTTCATGACTTTCGCTTGGTACGGACATTTAAAAGCTCTACAGCACCAGCATTGGCTTTGGGCGGCGCTGATCAGTTGGGGATTGGCTTTGTTCGAATATTTGTTGCAGGTGCCGGCGAATAGAATCGGCTATACGGCGATGAACGTCGGTCAATTGAAAATCATCCAGGAAGTGATCGCTTTGACCGTGTTCGTGCCGTTTGCCATGTTCTATCTGAAAGAACCGTTCAATAGGGATTATCTCTGGTCAGGCTTGTGTTTGCTGGGGGCGGTTTATTTCATATTTCGCGCCAAGCCGCTTTAA
- a CDS encoding flagellin has product MLSPISHNSLDKAQNLLYTNMQRLSSGKAINSAADNPAGLAIANAFTSQLGGQQQAIGNIASGLSLTEIAGGGAGQITDNLQRIRELTVQAGSAALSATDRQSIQDEIDNLSQGIDSIANNTQFNGRQLLDGSFSGQVQIGPDSGDTLELNLGDLTGSGLGISGLDVSNAGSVGTALDSIDSAIGRVSDLQSTLAGTSAGLSSNLANLQSSYQSLAQARSRSQDTDYAQASSDLSKARVNNQLAVYAVKLYQDNQKAGALISQ; this is encoded by the coding sequence ATGTTGTCGCCTATTAGTCACAATTCCCTGGATAAAGCGCAAAATTTGCTTTATACCAATATGCAGCGCCTAAGTTCCGGAAAGGCTATCAATTCAGCCGCGGACAATCCCGCCGGACTAGCCATTGCCAATGCGTTTACCAGTCAACTCGGCGGGCAGCAACAAGCGATCGGCAACATTGCCTCGGGCTTGTCGTTGACTGAAATTGCGGGCGGCGGGGCCGGCCAAATCACCGATAATCTGCAAAGAATTCGCGAGCTGACCGTGCAAGCCGGTAGTGCCGCGTTGTCCGCCACCGACCGGCAGAGCATTCAAGACGAAATCGACAACCTTAGTCAAGGCATAGACAGTATTGCCAACAATACCCAATTTAACGGCCGGCAGTTGCTGGACGGCAGCTTTTCCGGACAAGTCCAGATCGGTCCGGATTCCGGCGATACCTTGGAGTTGAATCTCGGTGATTTGACCGGTTCCGGCTTGGGCATTTCGGGCTTGGACGTAAGCAATGCCGGTAGTGTCGGCACGGCGTTGGATAGCATAGATTCCGCAATCGGTCGCGTTAGCGATCTACAAAGTACGCTAGCGGGAACTTCGGCCGGCTTGAGTTCGAATTTAGCCAACCTGCAAAGTAGTTATCAAAGTTTGGCGCAAGCGCGTAGCCGTAGCCAAGATACCGATTATGCTCAGGCAAGTTCCGATTTGAGTAAGGCTAGGGTTAATAATCAGCTGGCGGTTTACGCCGTGAAACTTTATCAGGATAATCAAAAAGCCGGTGCGTTAATTTCCCAATAA
- the cobD gene encoding threonine-phosphate decarboxylase CobD: protein MTMLLEHGGCLQLAARQFGIPAADWLDLSTGINPNGWPVPPVPAECWLRLPEEQDELLPAARAYYGNSSLLAVAGSQAAIQTLPRLRPQSRVGFLHPAYAEHAGAWQRAGHQVTALQVHALESALPALDVLILINPNNPTGCRWPIAQLSDWHGRLQQRGGWLIVDEAFIDTTPELSLSPLPVKPGLIVLRSLGKFFGLAGIRCGFVIAETAILQRLAAELGPWAISHPARYAAARALKDTQWQRETAIRLKLQSRRLTDLLSENGWPPSGGCDLFQWIETEYAGQLHRILAEQAILTRLFSRPASVRLGLPKDEPAWRRLQHALAHPGVLALQAVKSG, encoded by the coding sequence ATGACTATGTTGCTTGAACACGGCGGATGTCTGCAGCTGGCCGCCCGGCAATTCGGCATTCCGGCTGCGGATTGGCTGGATTTATCCACCGGTATTAATCCTAATGGCTGGCCGGTACCGCCGGTGCCGGCCGAATGCTGGTTGCGTTTGCCGGAAGAGCAGGACGAATTATTGCCGGCGGCCAGGGCTTACTACGGCAATTCCTCTCTATTGGCGGTAGCCGGGTCGCAAGCGGCGATTCAAACCTTGCCGCGTTTGCGTCCACAGTCCAGGGTAGGGTTCTTGCATCCGGCTTATGCCGAACACGCCGGTGCCTGGCAGCGGGCCGGACATCAGGTTACGGCGCTGCAAGTGCATGCGCTCGAATCGGCGTTGCCGGCTTTGGATGTATTGATTTTGATCAATCCGAACAATCCGACCGGTTGCCGTTGGCCCATAGCGCAATTGTCGGACTGGCACGGCCGCTTGCAACAGCGGGGCGGTTGGTTGATCGTCGACGAGGCCTTTATTGATACGACGCCCGAGCTCAGTTTGTCGCCATTGCCGGTAAAGCCGGGTTTGATCGTGTTGCGTTCGCTTGGCAAATTCTTTGGTTTGGCCGGGATACGCTGTGGATTCGTGATCGCCGAAACGGCAATACTACAGCGATTGGCGGCAGAACTCGGGCCGTGGGCCATCAGTCATCCGGCTCGCTATGCGGCGGCGCGCGCACTAAAGGATACGCAATGGCAACGCGAGACGGCTATCCGTCTCAAATTGCAAAGCCGGCGCTTGACCGATCTACTAAGCGAAAATGGCTGGCCGCCTAGCGGTGGCTGCGATTTGTTTCAGTGGATAGAGACCGAATACGCCGGCCAATTGCATCGGATACTGGCCGAACAAGCGATTCTGACCCGTTTGTTCAGCCGGCCGGCCAGCGTGCGGTTGGGCTTGCCCAAAGACGAACCGGCGTGGCGGCGCTTGCAACATGCGCTGGCGCATCCCGGGGTTTTAGCTCTGCAAGCCGTCAAATCGGGTTAG
- the panB gene encoding 3-methyl-2-oxobutanoate hydroxymethyltransferase: MTLYAEAPKTLSIADIGALKRAGEKISCLTAYDASFSALLDRCGVEMLMVGDSLGMVVQGQVSTVPVTVDDMVYHTRCVTRARKRAFVIADMPFASYADPQQALRTATRLMQEGQAQMVKLEGAKPEIIAFLAAQGIPVCGHLGLLPQSVNLIGGYKLQGRDAGQAQQILADAVAIEQAGAGMLVLECVPALLAAEISRQLTIPVIGIGAGGDCDGQVLVLYDMLNISVGKRPRFSKDFLSGAADIEDAVRGFIQAVKSGQFPSLEQSY; the protein is encoded by the coding sequence ATGACACTTTATGCCGAAGCCCCCAAAACGCTTAGCATTGCCGATATCGGCGCATTAAAGCGCGCGGGCGAGAAAATCAGTTGTTTGACGGCGTACGATGCCAGTTTCAGCGCCTTATTGGATCGATGCGGCGTCGAGATGCTGATGGTTGGCGATTCCTTAGGTATGGTGGTGCAAGGACAGGTCAGTACCGTGCCGGTGACGGTCGACGACATGGTGTATCACACCCGTTGTGTGACGCGGGCCCGCAAACGGGCCTTCGTCATTGCCGACATGCCGTTCGCCAGTTACGCCGATCCGCAACAAGCATTGCGCACCGCCACGCGCTTGATGCAGGAAGGCCAGGCGCAAATGGTCAAATTGGAAGGCGCTAAGCCGGAAATCATCGCGTTTTTAGCGGCGCAAGGGATACCGGTGTGCGGACATTTGGGCTTGCTGCCGCAATCGGTGAACCTGATCGGCGGATACAAGCTGCAAGGCCGGGATGCCGGGCAAGCCCAACAAATATTGGCCGATGCGGTGGCTATCGAGCAGGCGGGCGCGGGCATGCTGGTTTTGGAATGCGTGCCTGCATTATTGGCGGCGGAAATCAGCAGGCAGTTGACGATTCCGGTGATAGGCATCGGTGCGGGGGGCGATTGCGACGGCCAGGTACTGGTGTTATACGATATGCTGAATATTAGCGTGGGCAAGCGCCCGCGTTTTTCTAAAGACTTTCTGTCCGGGGCGGCGGACATAGAAGACGCCGTGCGTGGTTTTATCCAAGCGGTCAAGTCCGGGCAGTTTCCGAGTTTAGAGCAGAGTTATTGA
- the panD gene encoding aspartate 1-decarboxylase gives MHINMLKAKLHRARVTHSELDYEGSCAIDGDILDLSGILEYEQIHIYNINNGQRFTTYAIRAENGSGVFSINGAAARLACPGDLIIVCAFASLDEAELKNYQPVLVYFEAGNKVSHCSHSIPVQAA, from the coding sequence ATGCACATCAATATGCTGAAAGCTAAGTTGCACAGGGCTCGTGTGACACATTCCGAACTCGACTACGAGGGTTCGTGCGCCATTGATGGCGATATCTTGGATTTGTCAGGAATTTTGGAATACGAGCAAATACATATTTACAACATCAACAACGGCCAGCGTTTTACCACCTACGCGATTCGTGCCGAAAACGGCTCCGGTGTGTTTTCGATTAACGGGGCGGCGGCGCGCTTAGCCTGTCCCGGCGATTTGATCATCGTTTGCGCCTTCGCTAGTTTGGATGAGGCGGAGTTGAAAAATTATCAACCGGTATTGGTGTATTTCGAGGCCGGTAATAAAGTCAGCCATTGCAGTCATTCGATTCCGGTGCAAGCCGCTTGA